The following DNA comes from Mycobacteroides immunogenum.
CAGTTCATCGGCCGGGTCTCCGTGACGGGCGAGGCGTCCGCCAGGGAAGACCAGTTCGCGCTGCGCGGCCAGGCGGTCTATGTTCCCCGGCTGGTTCGCCGGCAGGAGGCGCCCAGCGGTAAGCCGCTGGAAGTACGCAGTGACGCAACGTATCTGGTAACCGGCGGGCTGGGGTCCATCGGTCTTGAGATCGCCGGGTATCTTGCTGGCCGCGGTGCCAAGCATCTGGTGCTGACGAGTCGGCGCGAGCCCAGTGAGTCCGCGCAGCAGCGCATCGACCTCTTGAGTGCGCAGGGCTGCGATGTCCGGGTGGTCACCGCCGATGTCGCCGACGCGCACGACGTCGCCCGCTTGCTGGCCAGTGTGCGGGCCGAGCTGCCGGAGCTGGCGGGCATCGTCCATGCCGCCGGTGAGATCGGCACCACGCCGCTGGGCGACCTCGAAGATGCCGAAGTGGATCGCGTTTTCGCCGGTAAGGTCTGGGGCGCATGGCATCTGAGCGAAGCCGCCGCCGGCCTGAAGCTCGACTTCTTCATCAACACCTCGTCCATCGCCTCGGTGTGGGGTGGCTTCGGGCAAACCGCGTACAGCGCGGCGAACGCTTTCCTGGACGGATTGGCCTGGCGTTTGCGCGCGCAGGGCATCGCCGGGACGAGTGTCAATTTCGGCCCCTGGTCGGCCGGTATGGCCGACGCGGAATCGCGTGCGCGACTGGAACAACGCGGCATCAAGACGTTGTCTCCCGCCGACGCGCTGGCCGGTTTGGCCGACGTGGTGGCGGCTTCCGGTTCGAACGCCGCACAGGGAGTCATCGCGCGTATCGACTGGGCCCGGTTCCTGCCGCTGTATCAGCAGGCGGGCAGGCGGGCGTTCCTGGCAGAGCTGGATCGTGAGGTGCCCTCGCACCTCGCCGGGGCGGCAGCCGGTGCCCAATCGGGTACGACGCAACTCGTCGAACGGCTTGCGAACGCTCCGGTGCAGCAGCGTAAGAAGCTGCTCACCGATTACCTGCGTGACGCGGTGGCCGAGGTGACTCGCGTTGACGTGTCGGAGATCCGCGAGGACGCGGGATTCTTCGATCTGGGTATGGATTCGCTGATGGCCGTCGAATTGCGCCGCCGCATGGAACAGGGTGTGGGCAAGGAGATTCCGGTCACCCTGGTGATGGATCATCCGCGCATCTCCGATGTCGCCGACTACCTGCTGGGCGAGGTGCTGGGCCTGAGCGAGCAAGCCAAGCCGGCGGCCCAGCTGGCCTCGGCCGTGACGGATCGCACCGACGAACCGATCGCGATTGTCTCGGTGTCCTGCCGCTTCCCGGGCGCGCCCAATCCCGAGGCCTTCTGGGATGTGCTGGCCGGCGGTGTGGATGCGATCCGGGAAGTGCCCGAAGACCGCTTCGACATCGACGAGTTCTACGATCCGGATCCGGAGACCGCGGGCAAGACGTACACGCGTTTCGGTGGGTTCTTGGACGGTATCGACGGGTTCGATCCGGAGTTCTTCGGCATCTCGCCGCGCGAGGCCGTCTGGATCGAGCCGCAGCAGCGGCTCATGCTCGAAACCGTATGGGAGGGGCTGGAAAGAGCCGGATACTCGCCGGCCGCGTTGCGTGGCAGCCGAACCGGAATCTTCGCCGGTGTCGGTGCCAACGAGTACGCGCATCTGCTGTCCTCGGAGTCGATCGACAAGATCGAGCCGTACTTCATCACCGGTAACGCGCTCAACGCGATCTCCGGCCGGGTGGCCTTCGCGCTGGGCTTCGAGGGACCGGCGGTCGCGGTGGACACCGCCTGCAGTTCGGCCCTGGTGGCCGTGCATCAGGCCGTCCAGGCCCTGCATTCCGGTGACTGCGACCTGGCAGTTGCCGGTGGAGTGAACGTGCTGCTGAGCCCGGTGACGGTCATCGCGGCCTCGCGGGCCAGGATGCTGTCACCCGTCGGTCGCTGCAAGACCTTCGACGCTTCCGCCGACGGATACGTGCGCAGCGAAGGCTGCGGCATTCTGGTGCTCAAGAGGTTGAGCGATGCCGAGCGTGATGGGGATCGGGTTCTTGCCGTGATCCCCGGCAGCGCGGTGAACCAAGACGGTGCTTCCAGCGGACTGACCGTCCCCAATGGTGGTGCACAGCAACGTCTTATCGGTACAGTGCTGGCGCGCGCCGGCCTGGTGGGCGGCGATGTCGACTACCTGGAGGCGCACGGGACAGGCACCCCGCTCGGTGATCCGATCGAGGTGCAGGCCGCCGCGGCGGCCTACGGCGGTTCGCGCCAGGCGGACCGGCCGCTGCTCATGGGATCGGTGAAGTCCAACATCGGCCACACCGAATCGGCCTCCGGTGCGGCGGGTCTCATCAAGGTGGTGCTGTCGTTGCAGAACGGGGTGCTGCCGCAGAGCCTGCACTTCGACAACCCGTCACCGCACATCCCGTGGGACTCGTTGCCGGTGCAGGTGGTGGACAAGGCGATTCCGTGGGAGCCCAACGGCAGGCCACGGCGTGCCGGAGTGAGTTCCTTCGGGTTCACCGGGACCAACGCGCATGTGCTGATCGAAGAGGCGCCGCAGCCGCAGGCCGCGCCGGAGGCGGACGACACGTCGGCACCGCAGGCCGCACCGGTGAACGTGCTCCCGCTCTCCGCGCGCTCTCCCGAGGCACTGGCTGCGGTGGCCCAGCGCTACGAATCCTGGTTGGCAGCCCACCCGGATGTGGATCTGGCAGATGTGTGCCTGACCGCGGGGCGCGGTCGGTCGCACTTCGAGCATCGCGCCGCCCTGGTGGTGGATACGGTGCAGACCGCACGCGAGGGACTGCTTGAGCTGGCACAGAACCGTCTGCGTCCGGGTGTTGTTCGTGGTGAACACACCAATCACCCGACAACGGCGTGGCTGTTCACCGGTCAGGGCAGCCAGTACCCCGGTATGGCGCGTGAATTGTTCGACGCCGAGCCGGTGTTCGCCGAGACGGTGACGCGCTGCGCGGAAGCGGTCAAGGACATCGTGACGCGCCCGCTACTGGAGGTCATGTTCGCCACCGATCGCGAAACCGGCGGTAAGGCCGGAGAAGCGTTGCGGCACACCTCGTTCGCCCAACCAGCGCTGTTCGCCGTCGAGATGGGTCTGGCCCGGCTCTGGCAGTCATGGGGTATCGAGCCCGATGTGGTGCTGGGGCACAGCGTCGGCCAGTACGCGGCCGCGTGCGTGGCGGGAGTGTTCAGCCTGGAGGACGGCGCACGGCTCATCGCCGAGCGCGGCCGGCTGTTCGGCAGCCTGCCCGCGGGCGGGCGCATGGTTGCCGTGTTCAGTGACGCCAAGCATGTCGAGCAGATCGCCGGGGAGTACCCGCGGGTATCGGTGGGTGCCTACAACGGCCCCAACACCGTGCTCTCGGGCCCGGGTGAGGACCTGGAGCAGGCGGTCGCCCGATTCCAGGAAGAGGGAATCCGTTGCACCTGGCTGGAGACCAGCCATGCCTTCCACTCGGAATTGCTGGACCCCGTCCTCGACGAATTCGAGTCGTATGCGGCGCAAGTGCGGTTCGCCGCACCGACACTGCCGCTGGTGTGCAACCGCACGGGTGCGGTGCTGACGGCGCAGACCCCGATCGACGCTCAGTACTGGCGGCGGCATTCGCGCCAGCCGGTGCAGTTCGCCGAGAGCGTGCGCACGGTGGCGGCGCTCGGCTGCTCGGTGTTGATGGAGATCGGTCCGCAGCCGGTGCTGACAGGCGCCGCGGTGCAGGTCTGGCCCGAGCACCTGGCGGCACCGCGGGCAATCGTCTCGTTGCGCAAGGGCGTTGACGACAGGCGGCAGATTGCCGACGCGCTCGCCTCGGCCTACGTCAGTGGTCACCGGCCCAATTTCGCCGCACTGCAACACCACCCACACCGAACGGTGGAGCTGCCGACGTACCCGTTCCAGCGCCGTCGCTTCTGGCCGAAGTCGTCCGGAACCGCTATCGAAGGCGGAGGCGGATTGCCCTCGGGCATCCTGGGCAGGGGCGAGGATCTGGCCTCCGGCGATTCGGTGTACATCAGCAGGCTGTCGGTGCGGTCGCAGCCGTGGCTGTCCGACCACGTCATCTACGGCACCGTCGTCGTCCCCGGCGCGACCTATGCCGCGATGGCCCTGGCCGCCGTCGGCACCCCGGCGCGTGCCAAGGACGTGTTCTTCTACGAGCCGATCATCCTGCCTGAGAAGAGTTCTCGCGAGGTACAGCTGACACTGCATCCGCTGGAAGATGGCAGCGGATCGAAGTTCCAGGTGCACAGCCGTCCCTACGGTGAACGCGACGTCGACTGGTCGCTGAACGCCGAGGGCACAGTCGTCACCGGGATCGGGGACGACGCGGAGCCGGCGCCCGAGTCCGCCGAACCGGCGGAGCCGGTCGACGCCGCCATCGAACGGATGGAGCGCATGCGTCCGATGGAGCTCTTCGAGATCTTCGCCGATCTGGAATTGGCCTGGGGCCCAACCTGGTCCGGTTCGCTGAAGTCGCTGTGGCTGGGCGAGGGTGAGGCCATCGGTGACGTCCTGGTGGGTGAAGAGCTGGCCGAACAGCTGGGCGCCGAACCGATGCACCCGGTCCTGATGGACCTGTGCACCGGTGTCGCCTTCCCGGCGTTCCCCGCGCTGCTCGCCGCCGAGCAAGGCGTCAACGATCTGTTCCTGCCGCTGCGGTACGGACAGGTGACGTTGAAGGAGAAGATGCCCCGGCGCTTCTACTGCCGTGCGCGGTGGCATGAGAGCCCGCTGGATAGCGAGACGCAGGTCTTCGATCTCGACTACCTGGATCGGGATGGCCGTCACCTGGGCGGGATTCGTGAGTTCACCGTCAAGCGCGCACCGCGCGAGGCGCTGCTGCGCGGGCTCGGCGGCGACGCCACCCGGCTGCTGTACACCCTTGGCTGGCACGAGGTTCCGGTGCCACCCGTCGCGGATGAGGGCGAGGAGTCATCGGTCGGTACCTGGCTGATCGCCGGATTCGATGAGCTCGCCGCGAAGGTGCCGGGCTGCATCCCGCTGAACCGGGAGACTGATCCGGAACTGCTGGGCGAGGTGCTGGTGGCGGCCAAGGAGCGCGGCGTGCCGTTCTCCGGTGTCGTTTGGCGCGCCGCCGGACCGGGTGCGCAGGAATCGACCGCCGAGAGCACCGCACGCCTCGAGGGCGAGATCGCCAACCTGCTCAGCGCCGTGCACACGGTGCAGAACAGTGCCCAGAACGGTGTGAAACTCCCTGGCGGGCTGTGGATCGTCACCGAGCGTGCGGTGGCCACCGAGTCCGGCGAGCCGGTGGACCCGGTGCAGGCAGCGCTCTGGGGATTCGGGCGTACCACCATCAACGAGGAACCGGCGCTACGCGCCAAGCTCGTCGATGGCGACGGGTCACCGGAGGCCGTGCAGGCGCTGGCGAGGCTGTTGGTCGCACCGGTGGAGGAGCCGGAAATCGCGGTGCGGCAAGGTAAATTGCTGGCTTCCCGGTTGTTGCCGTGGTCGCGCACCGGGCATCTGACGGTGCCTCGAGGTAGCGATTACGTCTTGGCGCCCACCGAGCGTGGCGCCATCGACAACCTGCGGATCACCGAGAAGGAGGTGCCGGCACCGGACGAGGGCTACGTGCAGGTGCGGGTGGAGGCCGCCGGTCTCAACTTCCGCGACGTGCTCAACGTGCTGGGTCTGTATCCGGGTGACCCGGGACCGATCGGCGGTGACTTCGCCGGCATCGTCACCCAATTGGGCGAGGGTGCCACCGGAGTCGAGGTGGGCCAGCGGGTCTATGGCTCCATGCAGGGTGCCTTCGGCAGCCGGTTCAACGTGCCGGCCCAGTTCCTGGCACCGATTCCGGACGGGATCAGTGGGGTCGAGGCCGCCACGATTCCCGCCGCCGCGCTCACGGTTCGGCTGTCGTTCGACTGGGCGCAGCTCAAGCCGGGTGACAAGGTGCTGATTCACGCCGCCAGCGGTGGTGTGGGTCTGGCGGCCATTCAGATGGCCCAGCAGTTCGGGGCCGAGGTGTTCGCCACCGCCAGTACCTTCAAGCGGGCGACACTGCGCAAGCTCGGCGTGAAGTATGTATACGACTCGCGTACAACCGATTTCGCTGATCAGATCTTGGCGGACACCGATGGTGCCGGTGTGGACGTGGTGCTCAACAGCCTCACCAGTGAGGGCTTCATCGAGGCGACTCTGCGCGCTACCGCCAAGAACGGCCGCTTCGCCGAGATCGCCAAGCGCGATATCTGGAGCACGGAGCAGATGGCGCAGGCCCGACCCGATATCGCGTACGAGATCGTCGCGTTGGACACGGTGATGTTCACCGAGCCCGACCGCATCCGCACCTTGCTCACCGAGGTGTCGGAGGGGTTGGCCAAGGGGGAGTGGACGCCACTGCCCGCCGAGATCTACCCGCTCACGGAGGCCAGGTCGGCGTTCCGCCGCATGCAGCAGGCGCGGCATATCGGCAAGATTGTCTGCCAGATGCCGAATCCGCTTGCACCGCGGCCGGATCGGACGTATCTGATCACCGGTGGTCTCGGTGCGATCGGCCTGCACACCGCGTCCTATCTGGCTCAGCTGGGTGCCGGAGACATCGTGTTGACGAGCAGGCGCGCGCCCGACACCGATGCGCAACGCTTGATCGAGGAGATCACCGAGCGCTCCAAGACGCGCATCCACGTGTTCACCGCCGACGTCGGCGTCCAGGCCGAGGTTGCGGGGCTCCTGGACCGGATCCGGGCGGAACTGCCGCCGCTGGCGGGTGTGGCACATCTGGCCGGTGTGCTCGATGATGCGCTGCTCGGTCAGCAGAGCGTGGAGCGGTTCCGGACAACGTTGGCGCCCAAGGCCTTCGGTGCGGAGTATCTGGACAGGTTGACCAAGGGTGACGATCTGGACTTCTTCATCGTGTCGTCCTCGGTGTCCAGCCTGTTCGGTTCGCCCGGACAGTCCAACTACGCGACGGCCAATGCGTTGCTCGATGGTTTGATCGCGCAGCGCAGGGCGCAGGGTCTGCCTGCCACGGGTATCAACTTCGGTCCGTGGGGTCAGGGAGGCATGGCGTCGTCGGAAGCGGCGACCGCGAATATCAGTGCCCAGGGCCTGATTCCGCTGGATCCGTCGGCGGCGCTCGCGGCACTGGCCGAGGTGGTGGCCAATGGCACCGGACAGGCGACCATCCTGAAGGCGAACTGGCAGCGTGCCGCCAAGGTGCTGGGCAGCTCTCGTCCACCGATCCTGGATCTGGTGTTGCCCAGTGCCGTCGGTGAGGTGACCGGTGACAGTGAGCTGCTCAAGCAGCTCATGGAGATTCCGGTGCCGCAGCGGGCGGGCTTCGTGACCGAGTTCCTGCAGCGTGAGGTGCAGAACTTCCTGCGCCTGGCGCAGCCGCCGGCCGCCACCAGCCGGTTCTTGGACCTGGGCACGGACTCGTTGATGGCGATCGAACTGCGCAACCGCCTGCACAGCCAGTTCGGCGGCAAGTTCACCATCAACGCGACCGCGGTATTCGACTACCCGACCATCGGCGGGCTCGCCGAGTACTTGGTGGCTCAGTTGCCCGACGCCGAGTCCGAGTCGGCCTCGCAGGAGGCCCAACCCGCCGAGGCTGCGCCGGACGCCACACCCGCGCCATCTGACGCACTAGCCGAGGCGAAGGAGTGAACCGGCGGTGCCCCGGGTAAGTTAGCCACCCGGGGCACCGCGGGTGCCTGATAAGCCGGCAACGAGTGGAGCAGGTGCGGTCTGAGACGTTTCTTCGCAGACATCACGCCTCTTCGTAACGCCGACTTCCGGCGGCTGTGGCTGGCCGGAGTGGTCACGGTCATCGGAGCAGGGCTGACGCTGTTCGCGGTCCCGGTGCAGATCTACGCCCTCACCCAGAGCTCGGCGTACGTGGGACTGACGGGTGTTTTCGGGCTGGTACCGCTGGTGGTGTTCGGCCTGTGGGGCGGCGCCCTGGCGGACCGGATGGACCGGCGGACGCTGCTGATCATCACCGCGAGCGGACTGGCGATTTCCTCGGTGCTGCTGTGGTTGCAGGCCGCCTTGTCGGTCAACAACGTGTGGATGGTGCTGAGCCTGCTCTCGGTGCAGCAGGGTTTTTTCGCGGTCAACTCGCCGACACGTGCCGCGGCCATTCCACGGATGCTGCCGCTCGATCAGCTGCCGGCGGCGAATGCGCTCAATATGACGGTGCAGCAGTTCGGCTTCATCGCCGGTCCGCTGCTGGCGGGTGTGCTGCTCAAATGGGTGGATCTGTCCACGCTGTACCTGATTGACGCGATCGCGTGTGCGGCGCCGATCTGGGCGACCGTGCGGCTGCACAAGATGCCGCCGATCGGACTGTCAGAGGAGGTGCGCGCCAAGGCCTCCGGCTTCCAAGACGTGTTGGACGGCTTTCGGTATCTGGCCGGGCACAAGATAGTGCTGATGTCCTTTGTGGTGGATCTCATCGCCATGATCTTCGGGATGCCCCGCATCCTGTTTCCGCAGATCGCACACGAGGGATTCGGTGATCCCGCCGACGGTGGCACCGTGATCGCGCTGTTGTCGGCCGCGATATCGGTGGGTGCGGTGATCGGCGGGGTGTTCTCCGGCTGGTTCCACCGAATAGATCGTCAGGGGCTGGCGGTGGTGGTCAGCATTGTGGTGTGGGGGCTGGCGATGGTGGGGTTCGGTCTCACCGCACACGCGCCACTGCTGTGGCTGACACTGTTCTTCCTGGTGATCGGTGGCATCGCCGACATGGTGTCGGCGGCCTTCCGGACCACGATCCTGCAGTCGGTCGCGACCGACGATGTGCGGGGCCGCCTGCAGGGGGTGTTCACGGTGGTGGTGGCCGGGGGACCGCGGGTGGCGGACTTCGCGCACGGCACGGCCGCCGCCGCGGTGGGGACGACCGCGGCCGCTGCCGGCGGTGGCGCCCTCGTGGTGGTCGGGGTGATCGTGGCGGCGCTGCTGGTGCCGGTGTTCGTGCGGTTCCGGACTTCTACTGAAGCCCAACTCGACCCGCAATAGATTCTTCGTATGGATACGCCGACGACCGAGGACCTGCGACGGTTTTCGCGAGACAAACAGCTGGCGTTCGGCCGTGGACTACGTGATCGCATGCCGCGGCGGAGCCTCGCCGAACTCTCCGACGCGCCGCGGCGAGACTCGATCGCGGTGCTGGCGGCGCAGAACAAAACCAGGATTCCGTCGCTCGTCCCGGTGCGCCGGGAGCGCATGTCGGAGTCGCCGTTCGCGTTTTATCGCGGTGCGGCCGCGGTCATGGCGGCCGACCTCGACGGTACGGCGACGACCGGAGTCCTGATACAGATCTGCGGCGACGCGCACCTGTCCAATTTCGGACTCTTTGCCTCCCGCGAACGCGCATTGCTGTTCGACGTCAACGATTTTGATGAAACCGCGGTGGGTCCGTGGGAGTGGGATGTCAAACGTCTCGTCACCAGCATGGCCATCCTCGGTCACGAGTTCGGGATGCCCGACGATGCCGTGCGCCAGACGGCCGTCAAGACAGCGGCTGCCTACCGTGCCCGGATCAATGAGTTGGCACAGATGTCGGCGCTGGAGCGGTACTACCTCAAGACGACCGCACTCGAGGTGCTGGATCTGGTTTCCCGGCTATCCAAGAGTGCGTCCAAGTTGGCCACCGAGACGGTGTCCAAGGCCTCCCGCAACACCTCGCATCGGGCACTACGCAAGCTCACCACGACCACCGTCGACGGTCATTACCGCATTGTGGAGCAGCAGGACATCGCGGTCCGTGTCCCGGAGATGGGTTTGTCCGAGGCTGCCGCGATGGTCGACGAGTACTTCGGTTCCGTGCCCGAGGATGTGGTCGCCCTGCTGGCCTGCCACCAATTCCAGGACGCCGTGGTGCGCGTGGTCGGTGTCGGAAGCGTGGGCACCCGCTGTTATCTCGCGTTGCTGACCGACGCTGACGGTTCGCCGCTGTTCCTGCAGATGAAGGAGGCGTCGGCGTCGGTGATCGAGACGTACTTTCCTCAGGAACTGCGCCTGGAGCACGGCCGGCGCGTGGTGTCGGGCCAACGCATCATGCAGGCCAGCGGTGACCCCTTCCTCGGTTACGTGACGTCCACTCGGCGCGGCAGTTTCTACGTCCGGCAGTTCCGGGACATGAAGGGCTCAGTGGACATCACCAGCCTGACAAATCCCGACGACCTGGCGCTCTATGGCGCACTGTGCGCCGTCGCGCTGGCCCGTGCCCATGCTCAATCGGGTGTGCCGGGGGTGATCGCTGGTTACCTGGGTGCCGGCACCGATCCCAACGCCGCCGATGCCGCGTTCGCCGATTTCGCCGAGGCGTATGCGCGGCTCAATCGCGAGGACCACGAGCGGTTGCTCGCGGCCACCGATCAGCAGTGGTTGCCGGGATCTTGATGTCCTAATTTGTGGGATACCCGACCTGGACGCCATTGCCCAGGTGGCGAACACTGAGAGGCGTGACGCGCTCGGTGGTGATCCTGGGATTTCCGGGAGTACAAGCCCTGGATCTGGTGGGGCCGTATGAGGTGTTCGCGCATGCGTCCGACTATGTGACCGGGCAAGACGGCTACGAGGTATCCCTGGTGTCGGCCGACGGCGTCCCGATCGCTACCGGCTCGGGGCTCGGGCTGGTTACCCGCCCATTGCCCGATCCGCGTGCGGGATGTGACACGTTGCTGCTGCCCGGCGGTCGTGGCGTGCCCGCGGTGCAACGCGATGCCGCCCTGATGGACTGGATTCGACTCGCCGCGCGTTCCGCTCGGCGAGTGGTGAGTGTGTGCAACGGCGCGTTTCTGGCCGCCGAGGCGGGCCTACTGGACGGGTGCCGGGCCACCACGCATTGGGCCATGGCGGAGCTGCTCGCTAACGAATTCCCCAGCGTCACCGTGGATCCCGATCCGATATTTCTGCGAAGCTCGGCCAAGGTGTGGACCGCGGCGGGCGTGACCGCGGGTATCGACCTGTCCCTGGCATTGGTCGAGGACGACTATGGCGGGGAAGTCGCTCAGATGGTGGCGCGCATGCTGGTGCTGTATCTGCGCAGGCCCGGCGGGCAGTCTCAATTCGCGGCGCCGGTATGGATGCCGCGTGCCAAGAGGATGCCGATTCGGGATGTGCAGGAGGCCATCGAGGCGGCGCCCGGCGGCTCACACCGGGTGCCGGAGTTGGCCCGGCTGGCGGCGATGAGCCCGCGGCATTTCACCCGGCTGTTCACCGCGGAGGTGGGCGAGGCGCCGTCGGCTTACGTGGAGCGCATCCGGTCCGAGGCCGCGCGCCGACAGCTCGAGGAGACCGACGACACCATGGTGGTGATCGCCGATCGCTGCGGATTCGGTTCCGCAGAGTCCTTGCGCCGCAACTTTGTTCGTCGTATGGGCGTATCGCCCGACCAGTACCGCAAAACCTTCCAGCGAACCGAAAGGGCCTCCCTATGACTTCACACCCGACGCAAATCGCGATCGTGCTGTACCCGGACTTCACCGCGCTGGATTTCATCGGCCCTTATGAGGTGCTGCGCTTCATGCCCAACACCGAGGTCCGATTCGTCTGGCACAAGCCAGGTCCCGTCACCGCCGATTCCGGGGTGCTGGTGATCGGCGCCACGCACTCGTTCGACGAGACTCCCGCACCCGACGTGGTGCTGGTGCCCGGCGGCCCGGGAACGACCATGGCCGCACGCGATCAGGAGCTACTGGAGTGGTTGCGCCGGGTGCACCCCACGGCGAGCTGGACCACCTCGGTGTGCAGCGGTTCGCTGGTGCTGGCGGCGGCCGGCCTGCTCGAGGGGCAGCGAGCCACCTCGCACTGGTCGACGTTGCCCGCGCTCAAGGCATTCGGGGCCACGCCGGTCGGCGACGAACGCATCGTGCGCACCGGGAATGCGGGTGTGGTGACCGCGGCCGGAGTGTCCGCCGGCATTGATCTGGGTTTGTGGCTGGCCGGTCAGATCGCGGGCGAGGAGGAGGCCAAGGCGATTCAGCTGAGCATCGAATACGACCCGCAGCCGCCGTTCGACTCCGGGCACATGTCCAAGGCCAGCGCCGC
Coding sequences within:
- a CDS encoding type I polyketide synthase, whose translation is MESAENQTESTPRFAIIGYAARFPGAAGADEFWDVLREGRDAISEVPADRWDAEEFFDPEPGAPGKVVTRRAGFVDDVTGFDAPFFGMSTREVRLMDPQHRLLLETAWRAVEHSGIAPTDLAETNSGVFVGLATHDYLGMASDELTFPEIEAYMAIGTSNAAAAGRISYRLGLQGPSVAVDTACSSSLVAIHQACQALQLGECDLALAGGANVLLTPATMITFSHAHMLAPDGKCKTFDAAADGYVRGEGSGVIVIKRLEDALRDGDRVRAVIRGSAINQDGASGGLTVPNGVAQQRVIADALKRAGVAPSEVGYLEAHGTGTSLGDPIEAQAAGAAYGIGRDAADPLLIGSAKTNIGHLEAAAGIAGVIKVILSLENELLPQHRNFQNPSPHIPWDRLPVKVVKEATPWERNGRPRIAGISSFGFAGTNAHVILEEAPSTAPETADTPVPAGDKKFSIVPLSARTPAALVQVADQYRAWLNEHPEATLADLSLTAGVGRAHLEHRAALVVNSREAAVELLGAVADDRPAPGLGRGESHDTPKTAWLFTGQGSQYPGMARELYDTEPVFAETLDRCAAAVADVLEKPLLDVIFDVDGPEAEDTLRQTSYAQPALYAVEMGLARLWQSWGFEPDVVLGHSVGQYSAACVADVFSLEDGARLIAERGRLFGSLPEGGRMAAVFTDAARVESLTDEFPSLSVAAYNGANTVLSGPAQDLEKAIAGLVAEGVRCDFLETSHAFHSALLDPILDEFEAYANQFNYKTPQRILIDNRTGTALGRSVKLDGAYWRRHARQPVEFAKSVRTLADMNCKVLLEIGPQPVLTAAALRAWPDPATAPRAIASLRRNTADHRQITEAAADAYVLGHLPDFGAFQHGHARKLDLPTYPFERRQYWFSDKRDADSTANRQQNTAGPRTEAVRLLEDGKIEELANLLGGAEADQQTLSVLTKLAAQHNQQRSTQTIADDRYQFRWEKSPTPLSGSDAAGNVTWLLIGDTAGAAQPLVEALTARGQQHRTLALPVSDADEAQLVETLRAAAAEGPALRIVHVAGLDAGAGSSSAQSLLRIQHQILGGTRRLFRAAAAAELRAPIWVVTRGAQHAIESDAVAPEQSALWGFGRAAALELPQVWGGLADLSDAGADEWSQFIGRVSVTGEASAREDQFALRGQAVYVPRLVRRQEAPSGKPLEVRSDATYLVTGGLGSIGLEIAGYLAGRGAKHLVLTSRREPSESAQQRIDLLSAQGCDVRVVTADVADAHDVARLLASVRAELPELAGIVHAAGEIGTTPLGDLEDAEVDRVFAGKVWGAWHLSEAAAGLKLDFFINTSSIASVWGGFGQTAYSAANAFLDGLAWRLRAQGIAGTSVNFGPWSAGMADAESRARLEQRGIKTLSPADALAGLADVVAASGSNAAQGVIARIDWARFLPLYQQAGRRAFLAELDREVPSHLAGAAAGAQSGTTQLVERLANAPVQQRKKLLTDYLRDAVAEVTRVDVSEIREDAGFFDLGMDSLMAVELRRRMEQGVGKEIPVTLVMDHPRISDVADYLLGEVLGLSEQAKPAAQLASAVTDRTDEPIAIVSVSCRFPGAPNPEAFWDVLAGGVDAIREVPEDRFDIDEFYDPDPETAGKTYTRFGGFLDGIDGFDPEFFGISPREAVWIEPQQRLMLETVWEGLERAGYSPAALRGSRTGIFAGVGANEYAHLLSSESIDKIEPYFITGNALNAISGRVAFALGFEGPAVAVDTACSSALVAVHQAVQALHSGDCDLAVAGGVNVLLSPVTVIAASRARMLSPVGRCKTFDASADGYVRSEGCGILVLKRLSDAERDGDRVLAVIPGSAVNQDGASSGLTVPNGGAQQRLIGTVLARAGLVGGDVDYLEAHGTGTPLGDPIEVQAAAAAYGGSRQADRPLLMGSVKSNIGHTESASGAAGLIKVVLSLQNGVLPQSLHFDNPSPHIPWDSLPVQVVDKAIPWEPNGRPRRAGVSSFGFTGTNAHVLIEEAPQPQAAPEADDTSAPQAAPVNVLPLSARSPEALAAVAQRYESWLAAHPDVDLADVCLTAGRGRSHFEHRAALVVDTVQTAREGLLELAQNRLRPGVVRGEHTNHPTTAWLFTGQGSQYPGMARELFDAEPVFAETVTRCAEAVKDIVTRPLLEVMFATDRETGGKAGEALRHTSFAQPALFAVEMGLARLWQSWGIEPDVVLGHSVGQYAAACVAGVFSLEDGARLIAERGRLFGSLPAGGRMVAVFSDAKHVEQIAGEYPRVSVGAYNGPNTVLSGPGEDLEQAVARFQEEGIRCTWLETSHAFHSELLDPVLDEFESYAAQVRFAAPTLPLVCNRTGAVLTAQTPIDAQYWRRHSRQPVQFAESVRTVAALGCSVLMEIGPQPVLTGAAVQVWPEHLAAPRAIVSLRKGVDDRRQIADALASAYVSGHRPNFAALQHHPHRTVELPTYPFQRRRFWPKSSGTAIEGGGGLPSGILGRGEDLASGDSVYISRLSVRSQPWLSDHVIYGTVVVPGATYAAMALAAVGTPARAKDVFFYEPIILPEKSSREVQLTLHPLEDGSGSKFQVHSRPYGERDVDWSLNAEGTVVTGIGDDAEPAPESAEPAEPVDAAIERMERMRPMELFEIFADLELAWGPTWSGSLKSLWLGEGEAIGDVLVGEELAEQLGAEPMHPVLMDLCTGVAFPAFPALLAAEQGVNDLFLPLRYGQVTLKEKMPRRFYCRARWHESPLDSETQVFDLDYLDRDGRHLGGIREFTVKRAPREALLRGLGGDATRLLYTLGWHEVPVPPVADEGEESSVGTWLIAGFDELAAKVPGCIPLNRETDPELLGEVLVAAKERGVPFSGVVWRAAGPGAQESTAESTARLEGEIANLLSAVHTVQNSAQNGVKLPGGLWIVTERAVATESGEPVDPVQAALWGFGRTTINEEPALRAKLVDGDGSPEAVQALARLLVAPVEEPEIAVRQGKLLASRLLPWSRTGHLTVPRGSDYVLAPTERGAIDNLRITEKEVPAPDEGYVQVRVEAAGLNFRDVLNVLGLYPGDPGPIGGDFAGIVTQLGEGATGVEVGQRVYGSMQGAFGSRFNVPAQFLAPIPDGISGVEAATIPAAALTVRLSFDWAQLKPGDKVLIHAASGGVGLAAIQMAQQFGAEVFATASTFKRATLRKLGVKYVYDSRTTDFADQILADTDGAGVDVVLNSLTSEGFIEATLRATAKNGRFAEIAKRDIWSTEQMAQARPDIAYEIVALDTVMFTEPDRIRTLLTEVSEGLAKGEWTPLPAEIYPLTEARSAFRRMQQARHIGKIVCQMPNPLAPRPDRTYLITGGLGAIGLHTASYLAQLGAGDIVLTSRRAPDTDAQRLIEEITERSKTRIHVFTADVGVQAEVAGLLDRIRAELPPLAGVAHLAGVLDDALLGQQSVERFRTTLAPKAFGAEYLDRLTKGDDLDFFIVSSSVSSLFGSPGQSNYATANALLDGLIAQRRAQGLPATGINFGPWGQGGMASSEAATANISAQGLIPLDPSAALAALAEVVANGTGQATILKANWQRAAKVLGSSRPPILDLVLPSAVGEVTGDSELLKQLMEIPVPQRAGFVTEFLQREVQNFLRLAQPPAATSRFLDLGTDSLMAIELRNRLHSQFGGKFTINATAVFDYPTIGGLAEYLVAQLPDAESESASQEAQPAEAAPDATPAPSDALAEAKE